CAAGCGTATTTGCCAGCCGCTTTTTCGATGGTCGGCATTGGGATGGTGGCAGCATCAGTCATAACTTCTCTGATTATCCGAAATGAAGCGGTGTCATAGTCGGCTGGCTGATCAACTGCTAAGGTGGTTAAAAAGCCCGATTTGTTCGTGTCCATAACGGCTAACGAATCCAGCTGATGATAGAATTCAGAGAATAATTGGGCGACCTCTGCTGCAGTACAGCCGACTGATTGGCGCGAACACCAGAATCTTTTTTTGTGTCGCTCGTTTACTACAGGTTGATAGAATGACGTGTTAGCAATGACGGCCTGATTTTCAAGCCTTTTATTAATGACCTTTTTAATTCTAACAAGTTCATTGATTTTATCATCAATTTTACTTTGGGTGTCTAACAGTTGCGAAATGGCAACATCGGTCGATTGATCCTTAATTTTTTTGATTTTTTCTAAGGGGATGCTCAAGTTTCGTAAACCTAAGATGAATAGTAACTCATATAACTGATCATAGTCATAGTAACGGTAACCGGCCTTGGTTTTGTAGTTCGGGGTAAAGAGGGCTTCTTGATCGTAAAAGATTAAGGTCCGCCGGGTTGTATGGGCTAATTTAGCCATTTCACTTATTTTTAACATAGATAAGCTTCCTTCATTGACTGTCACGTTACGTTACAGCATATAATTAAGGATAACATTAATGATAGGAGCACAAAAATGAAAAATCAAATGCAAGCAATTAAAATTAGTCAACCCGTTGATGCCAAGGATTTAGTTCCTGAATGGGTTGCACGACCAGTTATTAAAGCCGGGTATGTCCTGATTAAAGTTAAGGCGTTCGGGGTTAATGAGTCAGAAGTGACTAGTCGTAAAGGTGAATCTTCAGCGGACTTTTCTTATCCAAGAATATTGGGTATTGAAGGCGTCGGCGTTGTTGCAGCGGTTGGCGAAAACGGCTCATTGGCGGTCGGCCAAAAGGTTGCGACGATGATGGGCGGCATGGGGAGAGCTATTGATGGGTCCTATGCAGACTATACCTTAGTCAAAGCAGAAAACGTTATCCCGATAACGACAAGCCTGGACTGGGGCATTGTTGGGGCTTTACCGGAGATGTTGCAGACGGCTTATGGGTCACTCAAGCGTGGCTTAGACTTGCGTGAAAATGACATCCTTTTAATTCGTGGTGGTTCCTCGACAGTCGGGCTGATGGCCGCTGATCTCGCCAAACAGATGGGGGCAACCGTTATTTCAACGACCAGAAATATGGATAAGTTAGCAGCCCTGACCAAATATGGTGCGACTTATCCGGTATTAGATGATCAAAACTTTGATGAAAAGATGCATCAATTGGCACCCAATGGGGTCGATAAAGTCCTAGAGTTAGTTGGGGTTACGACCTTATTTCAAGATATTAAGTATTTGAAAGCGGGTGGCAAATTGTGCTTCACCGGTGCTTTGTCAGGTAAATGGACGGTCACTGACTTTTCACCATTCATGATTCCAACCGGAACCTTTCTAACGAGCTATGCTGGTGAGGCACAAGATTTGCCAGCAACGGTCTTTAATCGTGTTTTGAAGGAAATTGAACAGGGCACGCTGACTGTTCCAATTGCCAAAACTTATCATGGCTTAGCGGCAGTTGGACAAGCGCAAGCCGACTTAGAAGCCGGTCACGATAGCGGTAAACATGTCGTCGTCTTGTAGAAAAACGATTTCATGGGCGATTAGAACACTAATTTAAATAGGAACAACAAAAAGCTAGCCTAATTGACGCATATTCTGCATCGGTTAGGCTAGCTTTTTTGGTTACCGAGTAATTAAAATAATGTCTGCACGGTCCCAGTCACTTCGTCACCTAAGATGGCGTTAGTCACAAGGCGGTCAAAGTAAGATGTTTCAACCACCCCAGCGAGTAATTTGAGTTGGTGATTCAGTTCAGATAACTGTGCATAGTTGGGGAATTGACAGTCGATAATGAGATTACCGTTATCGGTAAGGGTCAAGCCATCACGATTGGTGGCGGTGCGAACCGTCGCTTGACCGCCACGAGCAGCCACTTCTCGCATGACTAAAGCCAACGCTCGCGGTAAAACTTCTAATACTAATGGGATTTTAGGATCAAAGGAATCGACTAACCGTGATTGTAAGGTTAATAGCCAATAATTATCGGCTAAGCTCGCAATAATCTTTTCGTTCGTATGGATGCCACCACCGCTTTTTAAAGCTGAGCCGTGGTGGTCGAGTTGATCACAGCCATCAAAGGCAATGTCAATGCGATCACAGTATTGCGGATCAATCACGGTGTAGCCGAGAACGGTCGCCAATTGGCGGGTGGTCGGTGAGGGAGTCACTACTTGAATGTCGTTGACGAAGTTCGCTGCTTCATTGACGAGTTCACCAACTGTTGAACCGCCACCAAAGCCGACGACCATCCCCGGTTGAATGTGTTTGAGTGCCGCTTGCGCGATTGTTTGTTTAATGGTCATTAGGGTCACTTCCAAAGTTATTTAGATTATGATTATCATACCACGGAAGGGTTACTGATGAGCTAGAACGTCTGGTTAACTAACCTGAACTGCTGGGGCGATGTGACATTTTTGGGTGATTTTGAGCCGTTAAATGGGGATTCTTAGCAAATGGTCCTACACTATAACTGTATTGATGGCTACCTTGATTATGGTGAAAGGGGTAACAGCAATGCAAAGCATTCGAAATAAACTCGAGTTAATGGCATTGACCTTAATCATGAGCTTAAGTATGAGTCCCGTTGCTCAGGCAGCGGCTACGCCATTTGGGGTTAATCGTTGGCAAAAGCCACAGGTCACGTACGTGATGACCGGGTCCACTCATTACCGCGATATTTATGTCACGGCGATTAAGGCTTGGAACGCAACCGGTCAGTTTCGATTCGTACCAGGGTCTGCGGCACATCATCAGGTGACTTTGGGGACTAGTACAGCGACGACCGGACGTTATCACCTGTTAGCCGGATTAACGCTAATGTATGAGCAACCCAATCATTACTTTGCTAAGGCACAAGTCCTGCTATTAACTCGAAATTTAATGACTTACCATTACACCACCACGAGTCAAGTACACGTGGCTGAACATGAACTTGGACATGTGATTGGGTTACAACATAGTCGTGATTCGCGCAGTGTGATGTTAGCCGACAATCGTTACAATCATATTAGTCAGGCCGATATTGCGGCAGTCAAAAAGCGATATCAATTACCGGTTGGCGAAGATTCAACCAAATAGTTTTTTTAATTGCATGACCAGTATAGCTATCAATTCAAAAAAAGTGACACTGGACCCCACTAGTTTTGATGTTACCGGTGTTCACTTTTTATGCGCCGATTAAAGTTTTAAGTGGGCGTTTTTTCCGCTAATAAGTTTAAAATATTAAACCTTGATATTGATTGACACTCGTTTAAAATAATTCTAAACTAAAGCTAATGTGTTGGTAAGCGCTGACACTAGGACGTGATTCAATGGTAATTATTGTTTAGAATTTTAAGGGGATGTCGAGATGGCAAAAAAAGTCTATACTGATTATTTTTTTGATGAACCAGCTTATAATACGCACGATGGTGGCTATATTCCGTTAGTCACACCGCAATTAGCGCCACAACCGTTGGCGATTCCACCGCTGTTGCAACCAGATAAACAGACAGCGACGGATGATTACTACACGGTTAAAGCTGAAACTAGTGAAACTCAATTTTTACCAGGTAAAAAAACGAAAACTTGGGGCTATAATGCGGGCTTCTTGGGGCAAACAATCGTTTTCCATAATGGGAAACAAACGCATATTGATTTGAAAAATGCATTACCAGAATTAACGACCTTTCATTGGCATGGGTTAAATGTGCCCGGACCAATTACGGATGGTGGCTGTCATGCCCCCGTATATCCTGGTAAAACGAATCATATTGATTTTAAAGTCATGCAACCAGCCGCAACCACGTGGCTCCATGCGCATCCTTGTCCATCAACGGCGACCCAAGTCTGGAAAGGCTTAGCGGCAATGGTGATTATCCAAGATGATGTGGAAGCGCAATTACCGTTACCCCGAAATTATGGCGTGGACGATATTCCGTTGGTTCTACAAGACCGTGAATTTCATGCGGATAACCAGTTCGATTATCGGGCTGATTATGATCCCGATGGTGTGCAAGGGCATACCGCATTAATCAACGGGACCATCAATCCTTATTTTGAGGTGACCACCCAACGGATTCGCTTGCGGATTTTGAATGGTTCTAATCGACGTGAATGGCGGTTACACTTTGACGATGGGTTAACATTTGCCCAAGTGGGCTCCGATGGCGGGATTATGCCAGCACCAGTCTATCTGTCAAAACTCATGATTACTTGTGCTGAACGGGATGAAATCGTGATTGATTTCGGCCAATATCAACCTGGTGATGAAGTGACATTGATGTCTGACGAGACGCCATTATGTCATTTCCGAATCAAGTCCTTTGCGCCGGATAACACAACGTTGCCAGACCATTTGGTGGACATTCCGGATGAAGCCCCGACCCCTGGGGTACCCGTTCGTAAGATTACGATGGATGGTATGGATGAAGAAGTTGCGATGGATGGCAAAAAGTTTGATATGGAACGGATTGATGCGCGCCAGAAAGTCAATGATGTGGTCATCTGGGAAATTACGAATACGAATAGTACCAAAAACGGGATGGTCCATCCATTCCACGTGCACGGGACGCAATTCACGGTCTTGGCCCGTAACGATGGTCCAGTCTATCCGAATGAACACGGCCTGAAAGATACTGTGGGCGTGAATCCAGGTGAGACGGTTCGGATTAAAGTCAAGTTTGATTTGACCGGTGTCTATATGTATCACTGTCACATTATTGAACATGAAGATGGTGGCATGATGGCACAGATTGAATCCTATGATCCGGATCATCCACAGACGTATCATCTGATGGATATGACCACCCTACGCAATGCTTTTGCTGAAGAGCAAGGCGTTAAACCAGAAGATGTTTGGATGCCAGGAATGTAAGCAATAAGCATAGGTCAAAGGAACTTTTGCGACCTATTTTGGGTTCTTTGATAACACTACTGTGATGAAAAAAGTGAATCGCTAAGCTTGGACCGATAGATCAAGCTTAGCGATTCACTTTATTTTTTTGAGGATTCAATAATTGGTTTACTTACCGCCATCAATTTCTTGTAGCACAAACTAAAGCCTAAAAAGAAACTGGCAGCTAATAAAGCAGTTAATGGTAACGCCCTAAACATATTGGTTGGTAAAACAAGTCCTAATAATGGAAAAGCATAAGCGGCAGGTAATTTTAAGTGCAGTAACTGGAGTAGCCCAAAGACTAGTGGCAGGCTAATCAAAGTCGTGACTAACCAGGCTGAGAAAAGTAAATGAACTAAAACACCAATCGTTGCGGCACCGGCTAAGGCGATGATTTGTTTGCTAGCCATTTTACCACTGTAAGTGGGTTGTTGCAGGACCTCGAAAAAGACAACTAATACGGGTGGCATTGCCGCTAGTTGTGGTTGGCCGACTAACCAAACTGCACTCGTCCAAACGATAACCGCACCCATGAAAATAAAGATAGTCTGATAGCTAGAACCTGAACCTTTACCCAGGCCTTGATGCAAGCCGCGGATTAGGACGCCCACCATCAAGATGAGTGTGAATAAGAAAATGGCGACGATAAAAGACCAATGGGTCGCATTAACAATAATCGGGAGTAGCCCCGTAGCAAAAGCTGGGGCTAGGGTTGAGCGTAACACGCTTAACAATAACAGCATCAGTGCAAGTGCTACCAAGACCTTTTCAGGGTAAGTTAAGGCTAATTGATTGATGAAAAAACCAATGACGGCTGTCCCGGACGGTACTAAGAAGATCTTATAAGGTTGACGTAGCCAAGTCGGGTTATGGTAAATCCACATACCGGTAGTTAACGCTGCGATTTCTGGTAAAATCACCTCGTAATCGTTGAGCCAAGTCGCAGCTGCAACCATTAGTAGGACTAGTGTGAACCCCACCAGATAATCGCGTAAGTCGCGGTTAATTAAATGCATCTTATCTCGATAACCTCCTCGTTGATGATATATAAAAGTATTGAATTTAGTCAATTGTTTTCGATTATAACACAACTAATCAGGGCTTTCAGGTCGACTGATGGGCATTTAAATGATGAAGTAAAGTAATAATTAATTCCAAAACTATATTTAAATCAATTCTCAAACTAGTTGATGTGGTGATAGCTTTAGCTTTAGTCGTTAGTTTGTTAAACTTAGAGTATTAAATGGGTTATAAAAGGTGGGGTTAAGAATGGCAATTGCAGCAATGGTGATGGCGGTATTAGTTGCGTTAGAACATTTCTTCATTTTGTGGTTAGAGATGTTTAATGCCGATAGTGAGATGACGGCACAAGCATTTGGGATACCGCGAGCACAGTTAGCACAGCCAACCGTGCAACTTCTATTTAAGAACCAAGGGTTGTACAATGGCTTTTTAGCGGTCGGCATACTCTTTAGTTTGTTTGTCGTACCAGCGGTGGCTAGTACTGGCGTAACGTTATTTTTCCTGGCGTGTGTCGTCGTAGCGGCTATTTACGGAAGCGTTAAAGTTAGCAAAAGTATTATGATTATT
This genomic window from Lactobacillus sp. CBA3606 contains:
- a CDS encoding MerR family transcriptional regulator — protein: MLKISEMAKLAHTTRRTLIFYDQEALFTPNYKTKAGYRYYDYDQLYELLFILGLRNLSIPLEKIKKIKDQSTDVAISQLLDTQSKIDDKINELVRIKKVINKRLENQAVIANTSFYQPVVNERHKKRFWCSRQSVGCTAAEVAQLFSEFYHQLDSLAVMDTNKSGFLTTLAVDQPADYDTASFRIIREVMTDAATIPMPTIEKAAGKYACVLVENNAAGIHHGLTKLKAFCHTNGLATEKFLWQINASSTFIKTGSSKYGWLEFAIIDA
- a CDS encoding zinc-binding dehydrogenase, encoding MKNQMQAIKISQPVDAKDLVPEWVARPVIKAGYVLIKVKAFGVNESEVTSRKGESSADFSYPRILGIEGVGVVAAVGENGSLAVGQKVATMMGGMGRAIDGSYADYTLVKAENVIPITTSLDWGIVGALPEMLQTAYGSLKRGLDLRENDILLIRGGSSTVGLMAADLAKQMGATVISTTRNMDKLAALTKYGATYPVLDDQNFDEKMHQLAPNGVDKVLELVGVTTLFQDIKYLKAGGKLCFTGALSGKWTVTDFSPFMIPTGTFLTSYAGEAQDLPATVFNRVLKEIEQGTLTVPIAKTYHGLAAVGQAQADLEAGHDSGKHVVVL
- the rpiA gene encoding ribose 5-phosphate isomerase A, whose product is MTIKQTIAQAALKHIQPGMVVGFGGGSTVGELVNEAANFVNDIQVVTPSPTTRQLATVLGYTVIDPQYCDRIDIAFDGCDQLDHHGSALKSGGGIHTNEKIIASLADNYWLLTLQSRLVDSFDPKIPLVLEVLPRALALVMREVAARGGQATVRTATNRDGLTLTDNGNLIIDCQFPNYAQLSELNHQLKLLAGVVETSYFDRLVTNAILGDEVTGTVQTLF
- a CDS encoding matrixin family metalloprotease, encoding MQSIRNKLELMALTLIMSLSMSPVAQAAATPFGVNRWQKPQVTYVMTGSTHYRDIYVTAIKAWNATGQFRFVPGSAAHHQVTLGTSTATTGRYHLLAGLTLMYEQPNHYFAKAQVLLLTRNLMTYHYTTTSQVHVAEHELGHVIGLQHSRDSRSVMLADNRYNHISQADIAAVKKRYQLPVGEDSTK
- a CDS encoding multicopper oxidase family protein encodes the protein MAKKVYTDYFFDEPAYNTHDGGYIPLVTPQLAPQPLAIPPLLQPDKQTATDDYYTVKAETSETQFLPGKKTKTWGYNAGFLGQTIVFHNGKQTHIDLKNALPELTTFHWHGLNVPGPITDGGCHAPVYPGKTNHIDFKVMQPAATTWLHAHPCPSTATQVWKGLAAMVIIQDDVEAQLPLPRNYGVDDIPLVLQDREFHADNQFDYRADYDPDGVQGHTALINGTINPYFEVTTQRIRLRILNGSNRREWRLHFDDGLTFAQVGSDGGIMPAPVYLSKLMITCAERDEIVIDFGQYQPGDEVTLMSDETPLCHFRIKSFAPDNTTLPDHLVDIPDEAPTPGVPVRKITMDGMDEEVAMDGKKFDMERIDARQKVNDVVIWEITNTNSTKNGMVHPFHVHGTQFTVLARNDGPVYPNEHGLKDTVGVNPGETVRIKVKFDLTGVYMYHCHIIEHEDGGMMAQIESYDPDHPQTYHLMDMTTLRNAFAEEQGVKPEDVWMPGM
- a CDS encoding DUF1304 domain-containing protein translates to MAIAAMVMAVLVALEHFFILWLEMFNADSEMTAQAFGIPRAQLAQPTVQLLFKNQGLYNGFLAVGILFSLFVVPAVASTGVTLFFLACVVVAAIYGSVKVSKSIMIIQGLPALIAFGLVCLA